In Arthrobacter sp. CDRTa11, one DNA window encodes the following:
- a CDS encoding carbohydrate ABC transporter permease: protein MAIRSISAANPAGTNTARRSSVSKRRQTTAAYLFVLPFFVVFTTMLVIPLGYSGYLSVFKNQLVGGLSFIGLDNYIQAFSDPDFLGGIGRMLIFLLVQVPIMLGVALFLALGLDSGRAHGAKALRLVYFMPYAVPGVVATLMWGYLYGPDFGPISQLFRSVGLESPNLLNSQNILGSMMNIVTWEFVGYNMIILYAALRSIPAELYEAAGIDGASQYRIAWSIKIPAIRPAIMLTVIFSIIGTFQLFNEPSLLDAIAPSAITNGFTPNFYAYNLAFVNQDVNYAAAVAFLLGAIIAVVSYVVQLGTQRSERKQRKAVR from the coding sequence GTGGCCATCAGGTCTATCTCCGCCGCGAATCCGGCCGGCACAAACACCGCCAGGCGTTCATCCGTCAGCAAGCGCAGGCAAACGACCGCCGCCTACCTCTTTGTGCTGCCGTTCTTCGTGGTCTTCACCACCATGCTTGTCATCCCGCTCGGATACTCGGGCTACCTCAGTGTGTTCAAGAACCAATTGGTCGGCGGACTCTCATTCATCGGCCTGGACAACTACATCCAGGCTTTCTCCGACCCGGATTTCCTGGGAGGGATTGGCCGGATGCTGATTTTCCTGCTCGTCCAGGTGCCCATCATGCTCGGCGTAGCCCTGTTCCTAGCCCTCGGCCTCGACAGCGGCAGGGCCCACGGTGCCAAGGCCCTGCGCCTCGTGTACTTCATGCCCTATGCCGTTCCCGGCGTCGTCGCGACGCTGATGTGGGGATACCTCTACGGCCCCGATTTCGGCCCCATCTCGCAGCTGTTCCGCTCCGTGGGCCTTGAGTCCCCGAACCTGCTCAACTCCCAGAACATCCTCGGATCGATGATGAACATCGTCACGTGGGAGTTCGTGGGCTACAACATGATCATCCTGTACGCGGCCCTCCGCTCCATTCCCGCCGAACTCTATGAGGCGGCGGGCATCGACGGCGCCAGCCAGTACAGAATCGCGTGGAGCATCAAGATCCCGGCCATCCGGCCCGCCATCATGCTGACCGTCATCTTTTCGATCATTGGGACGTTCCAGCTGTTCAACGAGCCAAGCCTGCTGGACGCCATCGCCCCCAGTGCCATCACCAACGGGTTCACCCCGAACTTCTACGCGTACAACCTTGCGTTCGTCAACCAGGACGTCAACTATGCCGCTGCCGTGGCGTTCCTCCTCGGGGCGATCATCGCCGTCGTCTCCTATGTTGTCCAGCTGGGCACGCAGCGCAGCGAACGCAAACAGCGAAAGGCCGTCCGATGA
- a CDS encoding DUF5682 family protein: MTDVHVLGIRHHGPGSAHSVAEALAALRPDLVLVEGPPELDQILPLLSDPEMTPPVAGLIYAVEQPRLASFYPLAGFSPEWVAIRWALATGTGVRAIDLPAAHSFALHLAAAPPAAPPAAGSDADTDADADEAEADPATPAEPTEPAPDLQQPYRPDAVAMLAEAAGYSDAERWWEDAIEHRNEGPLDQFAAVIDAIAEIRAIDTRPPDHPDVVENNLREASMRRLLRAAIREGHGRIAVVCGAYHAPALVSAAFPPASADNRLLAGLTKIKVAAAWVPWTSDRLSLRSGYGAGVTAPGWYQHLFSHRAALDPHTDVATTWLVRVARTLRRENLDASTASVVEASRMASALAAVRGRPSPGLSELDDAAQAVLCDGSPLPLELVHRQLTIGLELGNVPASAPTVPLAADLAAAQRRLRLKPSAMEEVLTIDLRKPNQLARSVLLHRLALLGVDWGVPSETGRTTGTFKEAWTLRWEPELAIAVVEASRYGTAIESAAAAYVSERAQLTSSLTDLSDLLTRCLLADLPDGISGVVSVLAERTALQHDVPPLLETIAPLARTCRYGNVRGVDVTEVRKILDATAVRACVGLPTACAGLDDEAAAAMRRAIDSAQHGLSLLPDLPQDDWHVALASVSGSDAIHGAVAGRATRLLLDAGLVDRDDVAARLSRRLSIATPAPQAAAWLDGVLSGDAVLLIHDPRLLQIVDEWVAGVPDDVFEDVLPLLRRTFSLFSPPERREMGEQVSRGSAVARTPDASALDFTGADKAIRTMARYLGWKAVR; this comes from the coding sequence GTGACAGACGTCCACGTCCTGGGCATCAGGCACCACGGACCCGGTTCGGCGCACTCGGTCGCTGAAGCCCTGGCGGCCCTCCGGCCGGACCTGGTGCTGGTGGAGGGTCCGCCAGAGCTGGACCAGATCCTGCCGCTGCTTTCGGATCCCGAGATGACCCCGCCGGTGGCCGGGCTGATCTACGCTGTCGAGCAACCGCGGCTGGCGTCGTTCTACCCGCTGGCCGGCTTCTCCCCCGAATGGGTGGCCATCCGCTGGGCGCTGGCAACAGGAACAGGGGTCCGGGCCATCGACCTGCCGGCAGCCCACAGCTTCGCGCTGCACCTGGCCGCCGCTCCCCCTGCCGCTCCCCCCGCCGCTGGTTCAGACGCTGACACTGATGCTGATGCTGATGAAGCAGAGGCTGACCCGGCAACCCCCGCCGAGCCCACCGAACCAGCCCCGGACCTGCAGCAGCCCTACCGGCCGGATGCGGTGGCGATGCTGGCTGAGGCTGCCGGGTACAGCGACGCCGAACGCTGGTGGGAGGACGCCATCGAGCACCGGAATGAGGGCCCGCTGGACCAGTTTGCCGCCGTCATCGATGCCATCGCGGAAATTCGGGCCATCGACACGAGGCCCCCCGACCATCCGGACGTGGTGGAGAACAACCTCCGGGAGGCATCCATGCGGCGGCTCCTGCGGGCGGCGATCCGCGAAGGGCACGGACGGATCGCTGTCGTATGCGGCGCCTATCACGCGCCGGCGTTGGTCAGCGCTGCTTTTCCTCCAGCCTCGGCCGACAACAGGCTGCTGGCCGGCCTGACCAAGATCAAGGTCGCGGCCGCCTGGGTGCCCTGGACCTCCGATCGGCTCAGCCTCCGCAGCGGATATGGGGCGGGAGTGACCGCACCGGGCTGGTACCAGCATCTCTTCAGCCACCGCGCCGCGCTGGATCCCCACACTGATGTAGCAACTACCTGGCTGGTCCGCGTTGCCCGTACCTTGCGCCGGGAAAACCTCGACGCATCCACGGCGTCGGTGGTGGAGGCAAGCCGGATGGCGAGTGCGCTGGCCGCGGTGCGGGGGCGGCCGAGCCCGGGGCTATCCGAACTGGATGACGCCGCCCAGGCAGTGCTGTGCGACGGCTCGCCGCTTCCCTTGGAACTGGTGCACCGCCAACTGACCATCGGACTGGAACTGGGGAACGTACCGGCATCCGCGCCCACCGTTCCGCTGGCAGCCGATCTCGCTGCCGCCCAGCGCAGGCTGCGGCTGAAACCCAGCGCGATGGAAGAGGTCCTGACAATTGACCTGCGCAAGCCGAATCAGCTGGCCCGCTCGGTGCTGCTGCACAGGCTGGCGCTGCTCGGCGTGGACTGGGGCGTCCCCAGCGAGACCGGCCGCACGACGGGAACGTTCAAAGAGGCCTGGACACTGCGGTGGGAGCCCGAGCTGGCCATCGCAGTGGTGGAAGCCAGCCGCTATGGCACCGCCATCGAATCGGCGGCAGCGGCATACGTGTCTGAACGGGCCCAGCTCACCAGCAGCCTGACGGACCTTAGCGACCTCCTCACGCGCTGCCTCCTTGCAGACCTGCCGGATGGAATCAGTGGCGTGGTGTCCGTCCTGGCGGAGCGCACGGCCCTGCAGCATGACGTTCCGCCGCTCCTGGAAACCATTGCTCCCCTTGCCCGGACCTGCCGGTACGGCAACGTGCGCGGCGTGGACGTCACTGAAGTGCGGAAAATCCTTGACGCCACGGCAGTGCGGGCGTGCGTTGGACTGCCGACTGCCTGCGCCGGGCTGGACGATGAGGCAGCAGCAGCGATGCGCCGGGCCATTGACTCGGCCCAGCATGGTTTGTCGCTGCTGCCGGACCTGCCCCAGGATGACTGGCACGTGGCGCTGGCTTCCGTTTCCGGTTCAGACGCCATTCACGGAGCCGTCGCAGGGCGGGCCACCAGGCTGCTGCTGGATGCCGGCCTGGTGGACAGGGACGACGTCGCTGCCCGGCTCAGCCGCCGGCTGTCCATCGCCACGCCGGCCCCGCAGGCCGCCGCTTGGCTTGACGGCGTCCTGTCAGGCGACGCTGTGCTGCTGATTCACGATCCGCGCCTCCTGCAGATCGTCGACGAGTGGGTGGCCGGTGTGCCCGACGACGTCTTTGAGGATGTTTTGCCCTTGCTGCGCAGGACATTTTCATTGTTCAGCCCTCCCGAGCGGCGCGAGATGGGTGAACAGGTGAGCCGCGGAAGTGCGGTCGCCCGGACTCCGGATGCATCAGCGCTGGACTTCACGGGCGCGGACAAGGCGATCCGGACGATGGCCAGGTACCTGGGATGGAAGGCAGTGCGGTGA
- a CDS encoding histidine phosphatase family protein, giving the protein MTLTTFALVRHGQTDWNAQRRLQGSTDIPLNDVGRGQARDAVAVLSGYEWDAIVSSPLSRAAETADLIAEGLGLDVIRRVPGLTERSFGSAEGLQAGPELDALRVPGGYLGAEGEDVAACRGLAALEALAEEFPGRRILAIAHGTLIRVTLSRAMGRALQKIDNAALNLAHHHAVDGWQLEYFNGELVTAGVPG; this is encoded by the coding sequence GTGACTCTTACGACTTTCGCCCTCGTCCGCCACGGTCAGACAGATTGGAATGCGCAGCGCCGGTTGCAGGGATCCACTGACATCCCCCTGAACGACGTCGGCCGTGGCCAGGCGCGCGATGCCGTCGCTGTCCTGTCCGGCTACGAGTGGGACGCCATCGTGTCCTCACCGCTGAGCCGCGCCGCGGAAACCGCCGACCTTATCGCCGAGGGGCTGGGGCTGGACGTGATCCGGCGTGTGCCCGGGCTGACTGAGCGCAGCTTCGGATCCGCGGAGGGCCTTCAGGCCGGACCCGAACTGGACGCCTTGCGCGTCCCCGGTGGCTACCTCGGCGCAGAAGGCGAGGACGTCGCCGCGTGCCGCGGGCTGGCTGCATTGGAAGCACTGGCCGAGGAATTCCCGGGCCGCCGTATCCTTGCCATCGCCCACGGCACGCTCATCCGCGTCACTCTCAGCCGCGCCATGGGCCGCGCCTTGCAGAAGATCGACAACGCCGCCCTCAACCTTGCCCACCACCATGCTGTTGATGGCTGGCAGCTCGAATATTTCAACGGCGAACTGGTAACTGCCGGCGTTCCAGGCTGA
- a CDS encoding SDR family oxidoreductase translates to MTDNGPVLVVGGTGMLGGQVVAELLARGKQVRALVRVGSDASRLKAAGATIARGDMMIPGSLRRAMDGVDCVISTAAGYTRHRKGDTPETDIVGNANLVDAASAGKVRRFVLTSILTCDQAPGVPHFWHKKLTEDRLEDRGVPFVALRPGAFFDQVTRFGGDPISKGRFRWLGDPHVPLTFVLTPDVAGYLAAAVDAPGVEGQRIDIGWDRPVSMQQVAEISGRLLAKHIGVRAVPARLVRTMSTVFGPVNPMLKDLGAMIDYFQTGRYVADTTRQREVFGAVPTAEDAIGRLITSLGHSLAR, encoded by the coding sequence ATGACTGACAATGGACCCGTCCTGGTGGTGGGCGGCACGGGCATGCTTGGCGGTCAGGTGGTGGCCGAACTCCTGGCGCGCGGAAAACAAGTTCGTGCCCTCGTGCGTGTGGGCTCGGATGCTTCCCGTTTGAAAGCCGCCGGGGCCACCATTGCCCGGGGCGACATGATGATCCCGGGTTCGCTGCGGCGGGCGATGGACGGCGTCGACTGTGTGATTTCTACAGCGGCGGGCTATACCCGGCACCGGAAGGGGGACACACCGGAAACGGACATCGTAGGCAACGCGAACCTTGTTGACGCCGCGAGTGCCGGCAAGGTTCGCCGGTTCGTCCTGACCAGCATCCTGACGTGTGACCAGGCGCCCGGGGTTCCGCACTTTTGGCACAAGAAGCTGACCGAGGACCGGCTCGAAGACCGGGGCGTGCCATTCGTGGCGCTGCGGCCGGGCGCCTTTTTTGACCAGGTCACCCGTTTCGGTGGCGACCCCATCAGCAAGGGCCGCTTCAGATGGCTCGGGGACCCTCACGTCCCGCTGACGTTCGTTCTCACACCCGACGTTGCCGGCTATCTTGCCGCGGCAGTCGACGCACCCGGCGTCGAGGGTCAACGGATCGATATCGGATGGGACCGGCCGGTAAGCATGCAGCAGGTTGCCGAGATCTCCGGCCGGCTCCTTGCCAAGCACATTGGCGTGCGGGCGGTCCCCGCGAGGCTCGTCCGCACCATGAGCACCGTCTTTGGGCCGGTTAATCCGATGCTGAAGGACCTGGGTGCGATGATCGACTATTTCCAGACCGGCCGCTACGTCGCCGACACTACCCGGCAACGGGAGGTCTTTGGCGCCGTGCCTACGGCCGAAGATGCCATCGGCCGCCTGATAACCAGCCTGGGACACTCCCTCGCCCGTTAG
- a CDS encoding DUF1801 domain-containing protein, which translates to MAENITVPTGASVEEFLSNIDHPTRREDGFALLRIMSDATGQPAVMWGPSIVGFGSYHYRGASREGDFAAVGYSPRKANLALYGVIYRSDTSLLLPKLGKHKLGVGCLYINKLDDVDTAVLEQLVREGYEYVMTELDVPRS; encoded by the coding sequence ATGGCTGAAAACATCACCGTCCCCACTGGCGCCAGCGTGGAGGAGTTCCTTTCCAACATTGACCATCCCACCCGCCGTGAGGATGGCTTCGCCCTTCTCCGGATCATGTCCGACGCCACCGGGCAGCCCGCCGTCATGTGGGGTCCCAGCATCGTGGGCTTCGGAAGCTATCACTACAGGGGCGCCAGCCGCGAGGGCGACTTTGCCGCCGTCGGCTACTCCCCGAGGAAAGCCAATCTGGCGCTGTACGGGGTGATTTACCGCTCCGATACGTCGCTGCTGCTGCCCAAGCTCGGAAAACACAAACTAGGCGTCGGCTGCCTCTACATCAACAAGCTCGACGACGTGGACACTGCCGTCCTCGAGCAGCTGGTCCGCGAGGGCTATGAATACGTCATGACGGAACTGGACGTGCCAAGGAGCTGA
- a CDS encoding carbohydrate ABC transporter permease yields MTSTTLAPSPKTRTVPSKPSARRHRKERSLPLTILLWLCALYFLLPLFWLFIASTKDNSDLFSSFGLWFGDRFSLWDNIASVFTVRDGLYLRWTLNTVLYAGVSAVGASLIATMAGYAFAKYTFPGSRALFSLTLGAIMIPLTALALPTYLLFNAASLTNTPWAIILPSLVSPFGVFLMRVYAADAVPDSMIEAARVDGAGEFRIFWQVSFRLLGPGVVTVFLFALVATWNNYFLPLIMLNSSSLYPLTVGLAQQQSASAAGGGAQALFSTVITGSLISVIPLIIAFLFLQRYWETGLATGGVKE; encoded by the coding sequence ATGACCTCCACAACGCTCGCTCCCAGTCCCAAAACCAGGACAGTCCCGAGCAAGCCATCCGCCCGCCGCCACAGGAAAGAGCGCAGCCTGCCGCTGACCATCCTGTTGTGGCTGTGCGCCCTCTATTTCCTTCTCCCGCTGTTCTGGCTGTTCATTGCCAGCACAAAAGACAACTCTGATCTGTTCAGCAGCTTCGGGCTGTGGTTTGGCGACCGGTTTTCGCTCTGGGACAACATCGCGTCGGTGTTCACGGTCCGCGACGGCCTCTACCTCCGGTGGACGCTCAACACAGTCCTCTATGCCGGGGTGAGCGCTGTGGGAGCGTCACTGATTGCAACGATGGCCGGTTATGCCTTTGCGAAGTACACGTTCCCCGGGTCACGGGCCCTGTTCAGCCTCACCCTGGGGGCCATCATGATTCCGCTCACGGCCCTGGCATTGCCCACGTACCTGCTGTTCAACGCGGCCAGCCTCACCAACACACCCTGGGCGATCATCCTGCCCTCGCTGGTGAGCCCGTTCGGGGTTTTCCTGATGCGCGTCTACGCAGCCGACGCCGTACCGGACTCCATGATCGAAGCCGCCCGCGTTGATGGGGCAGGTGAGTTCCGGATCTTCTGGCAGGTGTCCTTCCGTCTCCTGGGCCCCGGGGTAGTGACCGTCTTCCTGTTCGCGCTGGTGGCCACTTGGAACAACTACTTTCTGCCCCTGATCATGCTGAACAGCTCCTCGCTGTACCCGCTGACTGTCGGGCTGGCGCAGCAACAGTCCGCGAGCGCCGCGGGAGGCGGCGCCCAAGCCCTCTTCTCGACGGTTATCACCGGCTCACTGATCAGCGTTATTCCGCTGATCATCGCCTTCCTGTTCCTGCAGCGCTACTGGGAGACGGGTTTGGCGACCGGGGGAGTCAAGGAGTAG
- a CDS encoding beta-galactosidase: MDSTASAHVPNGILFGAAYYAEYHLNDRLKVDLDLMKDAGFTVIRVGESVWSSWEPQDGEFDVEWLTPVLDGAHERGINVILGTPTYAVPPWLQTAYPEIAAERSTGTRIPWGARQEVDYSHPAFLFHAERVIRRVMERHASHPAIIGFQVDNEPGLELIHNHGAFTRFVRRLKKQYGDVETLNREWGLTYWSHRITEWAELWRPDGNTFPQYDLAWRRYQADLTTEFIAWQADLVSEYRRGDQFVTTCLQFPRRGIDDEKLFNGLDIAAGNPYYGMQDHLDGLEELDQPNYWTTTGVAGLFRQADRLYGAKQGRYLVTETNAQAIGAAETNLPPYPGQLKQAAYAFISRGAAMIEYWHWHTLPYGAETYWGGVLPHSLVPGRVYAELSELGSELGQIGTLLDGYEPDADVAILWSNPSRFAFQFMPPFAAGGQPDGESYEHIIDSFHRGVIDAGRQSRVLHLAQAAALGAAQLVKQFPVLVAAGVYIASDKDLELLREYAELGGHLILGVRTGYADEEARARVAVAPDFLHEAAGVRFEEFSNLERDVAVTGTSGLELGDASYARLWVDGLILQGAETLASYEHPRFGDFPAVTTQIHGAGRVTVVGCVPSPGLATSLIRWAVPHAPESRLVGEVQRPITVSSGSLPDGRRVWFVFNWGWDPQTVALAGRVTEVVTGTAFEPGAEISLSPWSTRTFVSQ; encoded by the coding sequence ATGGATTCGACCGCCTCCGCCCACGTCCCCAACGGCATCCTCTTTGGTGCCGCCTACTACGCCGAATACCACCTGAACGACCGGCTCAAAGTGGATCTGGACCTGATGAAGGACGCTGGGTTTACCGTCATCCGGGTGGGCGAGTCGGTCTGGTCCTCGTGGGAGCCCCAGGATGGAGAGTTCGACGTCGAATGGTTGACCCCCGTTTTGGACGGCGCCCATGAACGCGGCATCAACGTCATCCTGGGTACCCCGACCTACGCTGTCCCGCCATGGCTGCAGACTGCCTACCCTGAAATCGCCGCCGAACGAAGCACCGGAACCAGGATTCCGTGGGGCGCACGGCAGGAAGTGGACTACTCCCACCCCGCATTCCTCTTCCACGCAGAACGCGTCATCCGCAGGGTCATGGAACGGCATGCCAGCCACCCTGCAATTATTGGCTTCCAGGTAGACAACGAGCCCGGGCTGGAACTCATTCATAACCACGGCGCCTTCACACGGTTCGTGCGGCGGCTCAAGAAGCAGTACGGCGACGTTGAGACCCTCAACAGGGAGTGGGGCCTGACGTACTGGTCGCACCGGATCACGGAGTGGGCCGAACTCTGGCGGCCGGACGGCAACACCTTCCCGCAGTACGATCTGGCCTGGCGGCGCTACCAGGCGGACCTCACCACGGAGTTCATCGCATGGCAGGCTGACCTGGTCTCCGAGTATCGGCGGGGCGATCAATTCGTGACAACGTGTTTGCAGTTCCCGCGCCGGGGCATCGACGACGAAAAGCTTTTCAATGGACTCGATATTGCTGCCGGAAACCCCTATTACGGTATGCAGGACCACCTTGACGGGCTCGAAGAACTCGACCAACCCAACTACTGGACCACCACTGGGGTGGCGGGTCTGTTCAGGCAGGCTGACCGGCTCTACGGAGCCAAGCAGGGACGTTACCTGGTCACAGAGACCAACGCCCAGGCCATAGGTGCCGCCGAGACGAACCTGCCACCGTATCCGGGTCAGCTGAAGCAGGCGGCTTACGCTTTCATTTCCCGGGGTGCGGCGATGATCGAATACTGGCACTGGCACACCCTGCCGTACGGGGCGGAAACGTATTGGGGAGGAGTCCTGCCCCACAGCCTGGTGCCCGGGCGGGTCTACGCGGAACTGTCCGAACTGGGGTCCGAACTCGGCCAGATCGGGACGCTGCTGGACGGCTATGAGCCGGACGCCGACGTCGCCATTCTGTGGTCGAACCCCAGCCGGTTTGCCTTCCAGTTCATGCCTCCCTTTGCTGCCGGTGGCCAGCCGGACGGAGAATCCTATGAGCACATCATTGACTCGTTTCACCGCGGGGTCATCGACGCCGGCCGGCAGTCCCGGGTGCTCCATCTTGCCCAGGCAGCGGCGCTCGGCGCCGCGCAGCTGGTCAAGCAATTCCCTGTACTGGTGGCTGCGGGCGTCTATATCGCCTCGGACAAGGACCTGGAGCTGCTGCGGGAGTACGCCGAACTGGGCGGCCATCTCATCCTTGGCGTCCGCACAGGGTATGCCGATGAGGAAGCGCGAGCCCGCGTCGCCGTCGCGCCTGACTTCCTGCACGAGGCTGCCGGCGTGCGGTTCGAGGAATTCTCCAACCTTGAACGGGATGTTGCCGTCACCGGTACGTCCGGTCTTGAGCTCGGTGATGCGTCGTATGCCCGGCTGTGGGTGGACGGGCTCATCCTGCAGGGGGCCGAGACACTGGCCTCCTATGAGCACCCCCGGTTCGGGGACTTTCCCGCGGTCACCACGCAGATCCATGGTGCCGGCAGGGTGACGGTGGTTGGTTGCGTGCCCTCGCCGGGACTCGCCACGTCGCTGATCCGCTGGGCCGTCCCGCACGCTCCGGAGTCCCGGTTGGTGGGTGAGGTCCAGCGTCCCATCACCGTATCCTCGGGTTCGCTGCCGGACGGGCGCCGGGTGTGGTTTGTCTTCAACTGGGGATGGGACCCTCAAACGGTTGCCCTCGCCGGACGCGTCACCGAGGTGGTCACCGGTACCGCGTTCGAACCGGGTGCTGAGATTTCCCTGAGCCCATGGTCAACACGAACTTTCGTCAGCCAGTGA
- a CDS encoding ABC transporter substrate-binding protein yields MKKAPKTAMALMSSAAVAAMLLSGCSSSTPAGTTAPEKVSQDQIDKALSTPTKLTFWTWVPDIEKEVALFEKKYPAIDVTVENVGQGLEHYQKVRTALQSKEGAPDVVQVEYQYIPSFTLTDSILDLTPYGAADLSGDYVDWVWSQVSTDDGVWAIPQDIGPMGNVYRSDILNQAGVTEAPKTYEEYTAAAQKVKDSTGSYISNLATNDPAQVVGLLWQAGVKPFGYDGDKTVSINVNSPEAKQVLGYWQDLIEKDLVSTDADFNDQFYQGLAGGKYAGWLTAAWAPIFLQGTAADTSGKWSAAPLPQWETGKEVSGNWGGSSDAVLSTTKNPIAAQELAKFINHDEESTKMFANEQFLFPAAKSVLESPEFTDKAVQFFGGQKVNDLFAEISGTVDTEFQWLPFTEYAYSQFNEIVGTAIGEKKDLGAALDQWQDVLVKYAKAQGFTVT; encoded by the coding sequence ATGAAAAAGGCACCAAAAACAGCAATGGCGCTGATGAGCAGCGCAGCGGTGGCCGCAATGCTCCTCTCCGGCTGCAGCAGCAGTACACCGGCCGGAACCACGGCACCGGAGAAAGTGTCGCAGGACCAGATCGACAAGGCGCTGAGCACACCTACCAAGCTGACGTTCTGGACCTGGGTGCCTGACATCGAAAAGGAAGTCGCCCTGTTCGAAAAGAAATACCCGGCGATCGATGTCACGGTGGAGAACGTCGGCCAGGGACTGGAGCACTACCAAAAGGTCCGCACGGCTCTCCAGTCCAAAGAGGGCGCCCCGGACGTTGTGCAGGTGGAGTACCAGTACATCCCGTCATTCACCCTGACCGATTCCATTCTGGACCTCACTCCCTACGGCGCAGCGGACCTCTCCGGTGACTACGTGGACTGGGTCTGGAGCCAGGTCTCCACCGACGACGGCGTTTGGGCTATTCCGCAGGACATCGGGCCCATGGGCAACGTCTACCGCAGCGACATCCTGAACCAGGCAGGCGTCACGGAGGCCCCGAAGACCTACGAGGAATACACCGCAGCAGCCCAAAAAGTAAAGGACTCAACGGGTTCGTACATATCCAACCTTGCAACCAACGACCCCGCGCAGGTGGTCGGACTCCTCTGGCAGGCCGGTGTGAAGCCCTTCGGATACGACGGCGACAAAACCGTCAGCATCAACGTCAACAGCCCCGAAGCCAAGCAGGTCCTGGGCTACTGGCAGGACCTGATCGAAAAGGATCTCGTGTCCACGGATGCGGATTTCAATGACCAGTTCTACCAGGGCCTGGCCGGCGGCAAGTATGCCGGATGGCTGACGGCGGCATGGGCTCCCATTTTCCTCCAGGGCACGGCCGCTGACACCTCGGGAAAGTGGAGCGCCGCACCCCTTCCGCAATGGGAAACGGGCAAGGAAGTCTCGGGAAACTGGGGCGGCTCCTCGGACGCCGTGCTGTCAACCACCAAGAACCCCATCGCAGCCCAGGAACTGGCCAAATTCATCAACCATGATGAAGAATCCACCAAGATGTTCGCCAACGAGCAGTTCCTCTTCCCGGCAGCGAAAAGCGTTCTCGAGAGTCCGGAATTCACCGACAAAGCGGTGCAGTTCTTTGGCGGCCAAAAGGTGAACGACCTCTTTGCCGAGATCTCAGGCACGGTGGATACCGAGTTCCAGTGGCTTCCGTTCACCGAATACGCCTACTCGCAGTTCAACGAAATCGTTGGTACCGCCATCGGCGAGAAGAAGGACCTGGGCGCTGCGCTTGACCAGTGGCAGGACGTCCTCGTCAAATACGCGAAGGCCCAGGGATTCACCGTCACATAA
- a CDS encoding VWA domain-containing protein translates to MTETNAEGRDRLSRWRLLLGGHEADGVRTADGQSVVLSAEDHLRDKALEDLYGAAGKGAGGLGASSPRVARWLGDIRSYFPSSVVQVMQADAMDRLGLRQLLLEPEMLRTVQPDIGLVSTLVGLGRVIPEHSRETARAVVRQVTDQLEDRLRAKTVQAVSGALNRAARTRRPRHQDIDWNRTIAANLKHYQPEYRTIVPERLVGYARRSTQVQREIILCIDQSGSMAESVVYSSVFGAVLSSLRSVRTRLVVFDTEVVDLSDELEDPVDVLFGVQLGGGTDINRALAYCQDQITQPTETILVLISDLYEGGIAEEMLRRAASIVGAGATMIALLALSDSGHPTFDANHAAALAGIGVPAFACTPDLFPELMAAAIERRDVGEWAASRDFVTTHET, encoded by the coding sequence GTGACCGAAACGAACGCTGAAGGCCGGGACAGGCTGAGCCGCTGGCGCCTGCTGCTCGGCGGTCACGAAGCGGACGGTGTCAGGACAGCCGACGGCCAGAGTGTGGTCCTCTCAGCCGAGGACCACCTCCGCGACAAGGCGTTGGAAGACTTGTACGGGGCAGCAGGCAAGGGGGCGGGAGGCCTGGGCGCGTCCAGTCCCCGGGTGGCCCGCTGGCTCGGTGACATTCGAAGCTATTTCCCCTCCAGCGTGGTCCAGGTGATGCAGGCCGACGCCATGGACAGGCTGGGCCTGCGCCAGCTGCTCCTTGAACCGGAGATGCTGCGCACGGTGCAGCCGGATATCGGCCTCGTCAGCACGCTCGTGGGGCTGGGCCGCGTGATCCCGGAGCATTCGCGCGAGACAGCCAGGGCAGTGGTCCGCCAGGTGACGGATCAGCTCGAGGACCGTTTGCGCGCCAAGACAGTCCAGGCCGTTTCCGGTGCGTTAAACCGGGCAGCACGGACCAGGCGGCCGCGGCACCAGGACATCGACTGGAACCGCACCATCGCCGCAAACCTGAAGCACTATCAGCCGGAATACCGGACCATTGTGCCTGAACGGCTGGTGGGCTATGCCCGGCGAAGCACCCAGGTGCAGCGTGAGATCATCCTGTGCATCGACCAATCCGGGTCCATGGCCGAGTCGGTGGTGTACTCCAGCGTGTTCGGTGCGGTGCTCAGCTCGCTGCGGTCCGTGCGGACACGGCTGGTGGTCTTCGACACCGAAGTTGTGGACCTGTCGGACGAGCTGGAGGACCCCGTGGACGTGCTCTTCGGCGTGCAGCTGGGCGGCGGCACGGACATCAACCGGGCACTGGCCTACTGCCAGGATCAGATCACGCAGCCCACCGAGACAATCCTGGTGCTTATCAGCGACCTCTACGAGGGTGGAATAGCTGAGGAGATGCTGCGCCGGGCCGCCTCCATCGTCGGAGCCGGGGCCACCATGATTGCCCTGCTGGCCTTGAGCGACAGCGGACACCCGACGTTCGACGCCAACCACGCCGCTGCCCTTGCCGGAATCGGCGTCCCGGCCTTCGCCTGCACACCGGACCTGTTCCCTGAGCTGATGGCCGCGGCCATCGAACGCCGGGACGTGGGCGAATGGGCCGCCTCCCGCGACTTTGTCACGACTCACGAAACCTAG